A stretch of the Ornithodoros turicata isolate Travis chromosome 4, ASM3712646v1, whole genome shotgun sequence genome encodes the following:
- the LOC135392311 gene encoding uncharacterized protein LOC135392311 produces the protein MLVDTGAAVSVLPATGAHRRQAPIWFLTAVNNTGIPVFGQKSLTLELGLRRQFTWLFTIASVSQPILGADFLERFGLMVDLARRRLVDSATSLAVHGIGTFASPQFHTEPLSALASPYADILKDFPSLTQPTDWSKPVKHDVVHKIITSGQPVSSRFRRLAPEKLAIAKRIPTHDRHRRSQAIIEQLGVTVTHGPQEDRGLETMW, from the coding sequence ATGCTCGTCGACACGGGTGCAGCCGTGAGCGTCCTTCCTGCAACAGGGGCTCACAGGCGTCAAGCTCCTATCTGGTTCCTGACGGCGGTGAATAACACCGGAATTCCCGTTTTCGGCCAAAAATCTCTGACCCTCGAGCTCGGCCTGCGAAGGCAGTTCACATGGTTGTTTACCATCGCCTCCGTCAGCCAGCCCATCCTAGGCGCAGATTTTCTCGAGCGGTTTGGCCTTATGGTGGACCTTGCTCGGCGTCGCCTCGTGGACTCTGCGACATCGCTCGCAGTGCACGGAATCGGCACTTTCGCGTCTCCTCAATTTCACACCGAGCCACTGTCTGCGCTTGCATCGCCGTACGCCGACATCCTCAAGGACTTCCCGTCGCTTACACAGCCCACCGATTGGTCCAAGCCTGTGAAGCATGATGTCGTCCACAAGATCATAACTTCTGGCCAACCAGTCTCCTCGCGGTTCCGCCGACTGGCCCCTGAAAAACTGGCCATAGCCAAGCGAATTCCAACACATGATCGACATCGGCGTAGTCAGGCCATCATCGAGCAACTGGGCGTCACCGTTACACATGGTCCCCaagaagaccggggactggAGACCATGTGGTGA
- the LOC135392312 gene encoding uncharacterized protein LOC135392312: protein MFPGDGSQASTPATAATAATSMVPSSSSIARVAVRLPSFFTAHPDLWFKMADSQFALAGITQQATKFHHIVSNLPPEIAVEVTDILTAPLTPNAYDDLRKAVTDRIMTSERERLRQLLAAEELGDRRPSQLLRRMHSLLGSRLPAFDRSLLKELFLRRLPQQTQMVLAALPDSSAEALAEVADRVIEVSRGTIAHVPTPSPAFEVVPPSTSVHVPQATERPSYPVPPSPADPVALLRSEVQELRQLIDDRLACSVSQPSSFPQPAGRQPRPRLRSPRPRSPRPSSPRTRRLSSPPASCPYCFYHYNFGASARKCTAPCQWPGNDMGRR, encoded by the coding sequence ATGTTCCCAGGCGACGGCTCCCAAGCATCCACCCCTGCCACGGCGGCCACAGCGGCAACGTCCATGGTTCCCTCTTCCTCAAGCATCGCCCGTGTTGCTGTTCGGCTTCCCTCATTCTTCACCGCCCATCCTGACCTATGGTTCAAAATGGCCGATAGTCAGTTCGCGCTGGCTGGCATCACCCAGCAAGCTACGAAGTTTCACCACATAGTCAGCAACCTACCTCCGGAAATCGCGGTGGAAGTCACAGATATTCTGACGGCACCCCTCACCCCCAACGCCTACGACGACCTTCGGAAGGCCGTCACGGACAGAATCATGACGTCGGAGCGCGAGCGCTTGCGCCAGCTGCTAGCAGCCGAAGAACTCGGCGATCGCAGACCCAGTCAGCTGCTCCGACGTATGCACAGCCTCCTCGGCTCTCGGCTTCCAGCCTTCGACCGATCCCTCCTGAAAGAACTTTTCCTGAGGCGGCTCCCTCAGCAGACACAAATGGTACTCGCGGCACTTCCCGACTCTTCCGCGGAGGCACTCGCTGAAGTCGCCGACCGGGTAATTGAGGTTTCACGAGGCACAATTGCCCACGTTCCCACCCCATCTCCTGCTTTTGAGGTTGTGCCGCCCTCCACTTCTGTCCACGTTCCCCAAGCGACCGAGCGACCCTCCTACCCTGTGCCTCCTTCGCCTGCAGATCCAGTTGCCCTTCTTCGTTCGGAAGTTCAGGAACTCCGACAGCTTATTGACGATCGTCTGGCATGCAGCGTTTCGCAGCCGTCTTCCTTTCCACAACCTGCAGGACGTCAACCTCGACCCCGCTTACGAAGCCCTCGACCGCGCAGTCCCCGCCCGTCCTCCCCTCGCACGCGTCGCCTTTCATCACCACCTGCGAGCTGCCCATATTGTTTCTACCATTACAATTTCGGTGCCTCGGCGCGCAAGTGCACCGCCCCTTGCCAATGGCCGGGAAACGACATGGGGCGTCGCTAG